The DNA region actaaataaataaaatcaaactgaACTAACAGACACCAGTAGATTCCAGTCATCAGTCCGAGTACAGCTGAGTCCACCGTGTTGACTGGTGCATTATGGGTACTGTCGTGCTGAGCCGTGATCCGATGCAGAGGGAGCGCTCCTTTCGTGGCAGGGGACATCCGGCTGGGCCTTGCAGAGTCTGCTTTAAGGCCAAACCTTCATGAACGCCAGCGACTGAACGTCCCACTGAGCCGGgacacctgaatgcagcacggCTGaggaggtgagacaggtgagagacacgCACGTCAGAGAGTCAGGTGACAGGGTCGATGCGATGTCACTGAACACCGGCTCACATGACCAGAAAAACTACATGGAACTAAACACATGTGGtccagctgctgtgtttacctgagtgtgtgcgtgtgcttacctgtgtgtgtgtttgtgtagctcTATGCGGAGGAGAAGGTCATGGGATCCACCTGGTTCATCTTCAGGTGGTTGTCGAGGATCTGGAAGATCTCCTGGATGTTCGGGACGTAACCCGACTGAAGCTTCGACCACAAGGGGACGTCTGAGAGAGCGAAGGGACACGAAACTGTGAGACCAGCAAGaatctcctcctctgcctccgtctTCCTTGTCTGCTTTGTCCTGTCCATTCACAGTGATGTCAGGTGTTAGACCAATCAGAACTCACCGTTCAAAGTGACCTCAAAGGCTCCTGTAGACAGGAAGTGAGTCTCCATCATGTTACAGAGGAAGAAGGCCATCAGACAGGAGAAGATCTGACAAACAACACCAGGGGTCATGGGGTTAAATATCTGTTTCCATAGTAACCAGCTGACACACGTGTTGCCGTGGCAACAGGCACCTTGTTGTCCTGACTCCAGGTCCAGGCCCTGGGAGTGTCGAGGCCGAGGAAGATGAAGGGATTCTGACCGCTGACGATgagcaggatggagaggagcttcaggtaGGAGATCAGGTTACCAACACACCTGAGGGGAGAAAGGAGCGCTGTCTACAGATGTGCTGGTTTTACTGGTATAACTGGTTTTACTTCATACTGTGGTGAGACATACGGATGGTACCAACACTGCCAACTATTGTTTCCTCTGACACCTGCTTCACCTCATGTTACCTGAGGTCAGAGCTCACCTGTTGAAGGCGGTTGGAGGGTAGTTTTCTCCCTCGATGCGGATGTCCGGGTACAGCTGGCTGATAGCGCGAGAGTACTCCTGGAACACTTTACTGTAACCTCAGGAGATACTGAAAATATACAGAGGACACACCTTTGTGGTGAGCTCAGCAGAGCAGGTGATATCCAACATGATTAACTGCCCCACAAAAAAGGCTCAGAGTTTTCTTATCTGAACTCAGAGTCTCTCACAGAGGACGAGGACACGTCTCTGGTACGACAGATGTTTACAGGCTGTACAGGAAATAAGTTCACCAGAGAAGAGATTCactaaaataaaagcatcattcACAGGAGCTTCTGAATTTTCTATCAGTCCAACAAAAGCTTTGAGGTTTTAGCTtccaaacattttaatttactGAACAGGATTCATTGGCTCATCATTAATGTGGAGCtttccacattttctgttgCCTTAAAATAACTGCTGAGGATATAATCAAGCTGTCTAAAA from Chaetodon trifascialis isolate fChaTrf1 chromosome 5, fChaTrf1.hap1, whole genome shotgun sequence includes:
- the selenot2 gene encoding selenoprotein T2 isoform X1, with protein sequence MAEYSQAGLLAALLLFTALTVRDIYLGRSSPQHHPADNSGLPPDNIPETETGKHVKSSLYTGPVLKFQYCISUGYSKVFQEYSRAISQLYPDIRIEGENYPPTAFNRCVGNLISYLKLLSILLIVSGQNPFIFLGLDTPRAWTWSQDNKIFSCLMAFFLCNMMETHFLSTGAFEVTLNDVPLWSKLQSGYVPNIQEIFQILDNHLKMNQPCCIQVSRLSGTFSRWRS
- the selenot2 gene encoding selenoprotein T2 isoform X2 codes for the protein MAEYSQAGLLAALLLFTALTVRDIYLGRSSPQHHPADNSGLPPDNIPETETGKHVKSSLYTGPVLKFQYCISUGYSKVFQEYSRAISQLYPDIRIEGENYPPTAFNRCVGNLISYLKLLSILLIVSGQNPFIFLGLDTPRAWTWSQDNKIFSCLMAFFLCNMMETHFLSTGAFEVTLNDVPLWSKLQSGYVPNIQEIFQILDNHLKMNQVDPMTFSSA